A part of Cryptococcus gattii WM276 chromosome G, complete sequence genomic DNA contains:
- a CDS encoding Hypothetical protein (Similar to TIGR gene model, INSD accession AAW44505.1; CNG00820), translating to MSTAQAQPPIDNPAQPPSTLHRARVNAAYLLYGSKAAVVPASLTTRSALTTARYVLRYVVRRLLRYTKYALIGGCLAALGGGLLGTLGSGLAFFAAPGIGIGMGIGVITAILKFGWRHRGNHFRGGIWEGWQGMKTRAQQGKDGADDEELDATSAEEQQLEAESRDTRRDVWMRV from the exons ATGTCCACCGCGCAAGCACAACCGCCTATAGACAACCCTGCACAACCGCCGTCCACCCTCCACCGCGCCAGAGTCAACGCCGCCTACCTGTTGTACGGCTCAAAAGCCGCTGTCGTCCCGGCCTCGCTTACCACCCGGTCAGCCTTGACGACCGCCCGATACGTGCTCCGCTATGTAGTGAGGCGATTACTACGGTATACAAAGTATGCCCTGATAGGTGGGTGTTTGGCCGCGTTGGGCGGGGGGTTGTTGGGCACGTTGGGGAGCGGTTTGGCGTTCTTTGCGGCGCCTGGGATAGGTATCGGGATGGGTATCGGAGTTATCACTGCCATCCTCAAG TTTGGCTGGCGTCATCGCGGGAATCACTTTAGAGGCGGTATATGGGAAGGATGGCAGGGCATGAAGACAAGGGCGCAGCAGGGCAAAGACGGAGCtgacgatgaagaactCGATGCAACCTCGGCAGAGGAGCAACAATTAGAAGCGGAAAGTAGAGATACAAGACGAGATGTCTGGATGAGAGTCTAG
- a CDS encoding uncharacterized protein (Similar to TIGR gene model, INSD accession AAW44518.1): MVGFLGWISILHFGPNSQLYPFFRFHPTPEDPYTFPMTFIASCVIWSSELISSFIARQIMSYAFRVNVSQIGINEMKDYPELVLGWASVHVSMNILLFLIKLNFR, translated from the exons ATGGTTGGGTTCTTGG GATGGATATCGATACTCCATTTTGGCCCCAACTCTC AGCTATACCCCTTCTTTCGATTTCACCCTACCCCCGAAGATCCATATACTTTTCCAATGACTTTTATTGCCTCATGCGTCATCTGG AGCTCCGAATTAATCAGCTCATTTATCGCGAGACAGATCATGAGTTATGCGTTCCGAGTCAATGTCTCGCAGATTGGGATTAATGAAATGAAAGACTATCCGGAATTGG TTCTAGGCTGGGCGTCTGTTCATGTCTCAATGAATATCCTTTTATTCCTTATCAAGCTCAACTTTAGATAG
- a CDS encoding uncharacterized protein (Similar to TIGR gene model, INSD accession AAW44501.1): MPKTAAGPSTKASKPKVTQNGALKLYSNFLPLPILIPTPIPIPSSSSSKSKSKSVNETKHYLYCRAHKSKASSSASASVSAFSRAKNTEGEGELLPEGRTVFVVNLPVDVTDRELRTVFGKYGVVEDVRIGKRETGDVLEGVVRGMEAEQSDDEDEQSDDEDEDEDEDEDEDESNDERPEATFKGDLLTKKQRRALRRRNLPTSIPQIEPLPRLCPRSTPYLPSGLSSAHIIFLDPISVSRLFSSTPVPVSLPKYGKGELSGLAYYDALYKSLRPSLSAIKSFTDTSMARFDHLHSLLLSSRAKEQGAGALVDEDGFTVVVRSGKYGRAGARGDGFGKGGVGVATRGFEKKKQGKGGKGSQALPDFYKFQTLDRKRQDLAELRQKFEHDKARVEELKKSRRYKPY, translated from the exons ATGCCCAAGACAGCAGCAGGACCTTCTACAAAGGCGTCCAAGCCCAAAGTCACGCAGAATGGCGCTCTAAAACTGTACAGCAACTTTCTGCCGCTCCCCATCCTCATCCCGACTCCTATCCCCATCCCTTCGTCCTCGTCTtcaaaatcaaaatcaaaatcTGTCAACGAGACCAAACATTACCTCTACTGCCGTGCACACAAATCAAAAGCTAGCAGTAGCGCTAGCGCTAGCGTTTCCGCATTTTCAAGGGCCAAAAACAcggagggggagggggaaTTATTACCGGAAGGACGAACGGTGTTTGTGGTGAACCTTCCGGTGGACGTAACGGATCGAGAGCTGAGGACGGTATTTGGGAAATACGGGGTGGTGGAGGATGTGAGGAttgggaagagggagaCTGGGGATGTTTTGGAAGGTGTGGTCAGAGGAATGGAGGCTGAGCAGTCtgacgatgaggatgagcagtctgacgatgaagatgaggatgaggatgaggatgaagatgaagatgaaagTAACGATGAGCGACCTGAAGCTACATTCAAAGGCGATCTATTGACCAAGAAACAACGACGCGCTCTTCGTCGGCGTAACCTCCCAACTTCCATCCCGCAGATCGAGCCTCTCCCCCGTCTCTGTCCCCGCTCGACGCCATACTTGCCATCCGGTCTTTCCTCTGCAcacatcatcttcctcgACCCCATCTCCGTCTCCCGTCTCTTCTCGTCTACTCCCGTACCCGTATCTTTACCGAAATACGGGAAAGGCGAACTTTCAGGGTTAGCGTATTACGATGCTCTGTACAAATCCCTTCGTCCTTCGTTATCGGCCATCAAGTCATTCACTGATACCTCCATGGCGCGATTCGACCATCTCCACTCTTTACTCCTCTCTTCCCGTGCGAAAGAACAGGGCGCGGGTGCATTggtggatgaagatgggTTCACTGTGGTGGTGCGTTCTGGCAAGTATGGACGAGCTGGTGCAAGAGGCGATGGGTTTGGGAAAGGTGGTGTCGGTGTTGCGACGAGAGGgtttgagaagaagaagcaggGGAAAGGTGGCAAGGGCTCACAAGCCTTGCCAGACTTTTACAAATTCCAGACTTTGGATAGGAAGAGGCAGG ACCTTGCGGAGCTTCGTCAAAAGTTTGAACATGATAAAGCACGGGTGGAAGAACTCAAGAAATCTCGCCGATACAAGCCATACTAG
- a CDS encoding Mitochondrial processing peptidase beta subunit, mitochondrial precursor (beta-mpp), putative (Similar to TIGR gene model, INSD accession AAW44514.1) → MPASRILSRAIARPPVPRVLKPSLARNLAAVHPVTVAADPVTRTSTLSNGLSVSTETIPGASTSTVGLWIDAGSRADAPNASGTAHFLEHLAFKGTKSRSQTQLELEVENLGAHLNAYTSREQTVYYAKAFDKDVPQAVDILSDILQNSKLEESAIERERDVILREQEEVEKQYEEVVFDHLHSVAFQGSALGNTILGPKEHINSISKSDLQSYISKNYTADRMALIGAGSIEHEALVKLAEKHFASLPVSANPIPLGGQSHTPAEFIGSEVRIRDDSMDTINLAIAVEGVGWKSPDYWPMLVMQSIFGNWDRSLGASSLLSSRLSHIISSNNLANSYMSFSTSYSDTGLWGIYLVSENIMNVDDLTHFTLKEWTRMSISPTIAEVERAKSQLKASLLLGLDGTTAIAEDIGRQLITTGKRYTPREIERYVDAVTPEEIQRVAQKYLWDKDIAVAALGRTDGLFDYTRLRADMSSMIL, encoded by the exons ATGCCCGCCTCCCGCATCCTCTCCCGCGCCATCGCCCGCCCCCCCGTGCCCCGGGTTCTCAAGCCG TCGCTGGCGAGGAACCTTGCTGCCGTGCACCCCGTCACCGTCGCCGCCGACCCCGTCACCAGGACCTCCACGCTCTCAAACGGCCTCAGCGTCTCCACAGAGACCATCCCAGGAGCGTCCACCTCCACCGTCGGCCTCTGGATCGACGCTGGCTCCAGGGCAGATGCGCCCAACGCCAGCGGGACTGCCCACTTCCTCGAG CACCTTGCGTTCAAGGGAACCAAGTCGCGATCGCAGACCCAGCTCGAGCTCGAGGTCGAAAACCTCGGCGCCCACCTCAACGCCTACACTTCCCGCGAGCAAACCGTCTACTACGCCAAGGCGTTCGACAAGGACGTGCCCCAGGCCGTCGACATTCTCTCCGACATTCTCCAAAACTCCAAGCTCGAAGAGTCTGCGATCGAGCGGGAGCGCGATGTCATTCTTAGGGAGCAGGAAGAGGTTGAGAAGCAGTATGAGGAGGTTGTCTTTGACCACTTGCACTCTGTCGCTTTCCAGG GCTCCGCGCTTGGAAACACCATCCTCGGCCCCAAGGAACACATCAACTCCATCTCCAAGTCTGACCTCCAATCCTACATTTCCAAAAACTACACTGCCGACCGGATGGCCTTGATCGGCGCCGGTTCCATCGAGCACGAAGCCCTCGTCAAGCTCGCCGAAAAGCACTTTGCCTCCCTCCCCGTGTCCGCCAACCCCATCCCCCTCGGTGGCCAGTCCCACACCCCCGCCGAGTTTATCGGTTCCGAAGTCCGCATCCGAGACGACTCGATGGACACCATCAACCTCGCCATCGCCGTCGAGGGTGTCGGATGGAAGTCTCCCGACTACTGGCCCATGCTCGTCATGCAGAGTATCTTTGGTAACTGGGATAGGTCCCTCGGTGCGAGCTCCTTGTTGAGCAGCAGGTTGTCCCATATCATCTCGAGCAACAACCTTGCCAACTCTTACATGTCCTTTTCGACTTCTTACTCTGACACTGGTCTCTGGGGTATCTACCTCGTTTCTGAAAA CATCATGAATGTTGACGACCTTACCCACTTTACCCTCAAAGAATGGACCCGAATGTCTATAAGTCCCACTATTGCCGAAGTCGAGCGTGCCAAGTCTCAGCTCAAGGCATCGTTGTTGTTGGGTCTTGACGGTACCACCGCCATCGCCGAGGAC ATTGGCCGACAATTGATCACCACCGGTAAACGATACACCCCCCGCGAAATCGAGCGATACGTCGATGCCGTCACCCCCGAGGAGATTCAGCGTGTTGCCCAAAAGTACCTCTGGGATAAGGATATTGCCGTCGCAGCGCTTGGTCGAACGGATGGTCTTTTCGACTACACCCGTCTCCGTGCCG ACATGTCCTCTATGATCCTCTAA
- a CDS encoding Vesicle-mediated transport-related protein, putative (Similar to TIGR gene model, INSD accession AAW44512.1), translating to MSGIFAQPYSDNDNLQFYAGQPYDARPQSTPYAPIGSMGSMSGNMNMASGNILSGSGRWWEAFGTGGLDGEPSLMEELGINPSHILQKSLAVLNPASRVDSHIMDDADLAGPFVFCFAFAFFLLLSGKPQFSYIYGVGLLGTTAIYLLLNLMSETGIDAYRTASVLGYCLLPMVGLGGIGMGVGIDRPLGYLLSTISIAWCTHAASAIFVAVLRMDHQRLLVAYPVGLLYGCFALLSIFNVNK from the exons ATGTCCGGCATATTCGCACAGCCGTACTCGGACAACGACAACCTCCAGTTCTACGCCGGCCAGCCCTATGACGCACGCCCACAGTCCACACCCTACGCCCCCATCGGCAGCATGGGCAGTATGTCTGGGAACATGAACATGGCGTCTGGCAACATCCTCTCTGGCTCGGGCAGGTGGTGGGAGGCATTCGGGACGGGCGGCTTGGACGGCGAGCCCAGTCTCATGGAGG AACTCGGCATCAACCCGTCGCATATCCTCCAAAAATCACTCGCTGTCCTCAACCCTGCCTCCAGAGTCGACTCGCATATCATGGACGATGCAGACTTGGCTGGCCCGTTTGTATTCTGCTTTGCATTCGCATTCTTCCTTTTACTC TCTGGCAAACCCCAATTCTCATACATCTACGGCGTCGGCCTCCTCGGCACCACCGCCATCTACCTCTTACTCAACCTCATGTCCGAAACAGGTATCGACGCCTACCGCACAGCCTCCGTCCTCGGCTACTGCCTCTTGCCCATGGTCGGCCTCGGCGGCATCGGCATGGGCGTCGGTATCGATCGCCCCCTGGGCTacctcctctccaccaTCAGTATCGCTTGGTGCACACACGCAGCCAGCGCGATTTTCGTAGCCGTGTTACGGATGGATCACCAGCGGTTACTCGTAGCGTACCCGGTTGGATTGTTGTATGGCTGTTTCGCACTGTTGAGTATTTTTAATGTAAACAAGTAG
- a CDS encoding Structural constituent of ribosome, putative (Similar to TIGR gene model, INSD accession AAW44507.1): protein MADVDMSSAPAQRSNLRYGMNKGRPTTVIPKTARPSNKKGVKTEKKTFVKSVIREVAGFSPYEKRVMELLRNSKDKKAKKLTKKRLGTLLRSKRKIEELSAVIVEQRRAGH from the exons ATGGCCGACGTCGACATGTCCTCTGCTCCCGCTCAGCGATCCA ACCTCCGATACGGTATGAACAAGGGCCGACCTACCACTGTCATCCCCAAGACTGCCAGGCCTTCCAACAAGAAGGGTGTCAAGAC TGAGAAGAAGACCTTTGTCAAGTCTGTCATCCGAGAGGTTGCCGGGTTCTCTCCTTACGAGAAGCGAGTCATGGAGTTGTTGAGGAACTccaaggacaagaaggCCAAGAAGCTCACCAAGAAGAGG CTCGGTACCCTCCTCCGATCCAAGAGGAAGATTGAGGAGCTCTCTGCTGTCATTGTTGAGCAGCGTCGTGCGGGCCACTAA
- a CDS encoding Pyruvate dehydrogenase protein x component, mitochondrial precursor, putative (Similar to TIGR gene model, INSD accession AAW44509.1): MRTTRQITRILQNAGVPPRTGIPSINSHIHVRYATTNMAMPAMSPTMTEGGIASWKKNEGESFVAGDVLLEVETDKATIDVEAQEDGVMGKIIVQAGAQKIPVGQVIAVLAEEGDDLSSITIPETPASAPASEQPKEPKQEAEGAKGAKEAEQKSAEQKAREQPRDERKHHEHKEIKHPKSLFPSVSRLLQESSLSSDEIAKLKGTGRHGMLTKGDVLLALGKVKNCYGSAEKLNVDVMGPSGKRLSEAGEGKEEKKKEEEEVLDGPALRRLVVKGMAEATQPAHPIIHHETTQLPRSSDFEFDSILAPYAALLPSPQPKVMIPSRDQLLSSEGHLAHPKKDAFAGLY, encoded by the exons atgaGGACGACAAGGCAGATTACCCGTATCTTGCAGAACGCCGGGGTTCCTCCTCGAACAGGTATCCCCAGCATCAACAGTCACATTCACGTTCGGTACGCGACGACGAATATGGCGATGCCTGCCATGTCACCTACCATGACCGAAGGTGGGATCGCGTCgtggaagaagaatgaagGCGAGAGTTTTGTTGCTGGTGATGTGCTTTTAGAAGTT GAGACGGACAAGGCGACGATCGATGTGGAAGCACAGGAAGATGGTGTGATGGGCAAGATCATCGTCCAAGCGGGTGCCCAGAAGATCCCAGTGGGTCAGGTTATAGCTGTCCTTGCGGAAGAAGGGGATGATCTCTCTTCCATCACTATCCCCGAAACCCCTGCGTCTGCCCCGGCGTCTGAGCAACCCAAGGAGCCAAAGCAGGAGGCAGAGGGAGCAAAGGGAGCAAAGGAAGCAGAGCAAAAGTCGGCGGAGCAGAAGGCGAGGGAACAGCCGAGGGATGAGAGAAAGCATCATGAACACAAGGAGATCAAGCATCCCAAATCATTGTTCCCCAGTGTCTCTCGATT ACTGCAAGAATCGTCCCTCTCCAGCGACGAGATTGCCAAGCTGAAGGGTACAGGCCGACACGGGATGCTTACCAAGGGTGATGTGCTGCTCGCGCTTGGAAAAGTGAAAAACTGTTATGGTTCGGCTGAAAAGTTGAATGTGGATGTGATGGGTCCGAGTGGGAAGCGATTGAGCGAGGCGGGtgaagggaaagaagagaagaagaaggaagaagaagaggtttTGGATGGGCCTGCGTTAAGGAGGTTGGTCGTCAAGGGGATGGCCGAGGCGACCCAGCCTGCCCACCCAATCATCCATCACG AAACGACGCAGCTGCCTCGATCGTCTGATTTTGAATTCGACTCGATTCTTGCACCGTATGCTGCGCTTCTCCCATCGCCGCAACCAAAAGTCATGATTCCTTCCAGGGACCAACTCTTATCGTCCGAAGGCCACTTGGCTCATCCCAAAAAGGACGCGTTTGCCGGGTTGTACTGA
- a CDS encoding Cytoplasm protein, putative (Similar to TIGR gene model, INSD accession AAW44496.1), whose translation MACFLPSSRAPGPIRLEDSLSSLDIAEKSINLEFPTYDTLDGSEELEQRLKAVKNEIQDAKVDCIVPSEDEHQSEGVGDSEKRRQYISGFTGSAGTALIPSSTSQSALLFVDSRYWIQAEQQVPKGWKVVRVGSSSGGGSGRTDAQNGWVDWVVNELEEGSRVGIDPKLISLDLVRSIRSRLSSIESSITLVPLSTNLIDKIRNVPARSLGPINTYPLALSGEDTPSKLVRARKAISEAVGGKRKGKTEEWVYILPTLPAIAWLLNYRCPSDIPFCPVAYAYLVLTPSQCAVFVDKRKVGNELDERWKGEDVEVRDYGVEEVGKFVKAFEGEDEEKRNVRVFSPAECSWALAQACSPHGITTITCPIDILKAVKNPVEQQNFRNAYLRDGHAMVRWLAWLEKMLLKDGRKVGEWAAAQGLTRERRKEDYFAGLAYEDISASGPNSALPHYAPQRGKDRLIDPDTTYLIDSGAQYQDATIDTTRTFYFGSSPSPELKRAYTRVLQGHIAVSLAKFPTGMPGDRLGMLARKALYDGVGHGIGSYLGVHENPMYSRSIAFEPGHITTIEPGYYKEGEWGIRIESVLLCKQTPEDAEPSHFLEWERITQVPIQTSLVDWSLMAKYEMRWLNEHNKTVQEALEPLLQGDEDAEAREWLKRACKPHKIWPWDGV comes from the exons ATGGCCTGTTTTCTCCCGTCCAGCAGAGCCCCAGGCCCTATCCGCCTTGAAGACTCCTTGTCGAGCCTCGACATTGCTGAAAAGTCGATCAATCTTGAATTCCCCACCTATGACACACTCGATGGTAGCGAAGAGCTGGAACAGCGCCTGAAAGCGGTCAAAAACGAAATTCAGGATGCAAAAGTCGATTG CATAGTGCCGAGTGAAGATGAACACCAG TCTGAAGGAGTAGGAGATTCTGAGAAACGCCGTCAGTACATATCGGGTTTCACGGGTTCAGCCGGTACTGCTCTCATCCCCTCCTCAACATCGCAATCAGCGCTCTTGTTCGTCGACTCGCGATACTGGATACAAGCAGAACAACAAGTGCCCAAAGGGTGGAAAGTAGTCAGAGTCGGGTCAAGTAgcggaggaggaagtggGAGGACGGATGCACAGAATGGCTGGGTGGACTGGGTCGTGAACGAGCTAGAAGAAGGGTCAAGGGTTGGGATCGACCCGAAACTCATATCTCTGG ACCTCGTTCGCTCGATCAGATCGCGCCTGTCATCAATAGAGTCTTCCATCACCCTCGTTCCTCTTTCGACCAACCTTATCGACAAGATCCGCAATGTCCCTGCCCGTTCTCTTGGCCCCATCAATACCTACCCTCTCGCTTTATCAGGAGAAGATACACCTTCCAAACTCGTTCGTGCCCGAAAGGCCATTTCAGAAGCTGTGGggggaaagaggaagggcAAAACAGAGGAATGGGTGTATATTCTGCCTACCTTACCTGCTATCGCTTGGCTGCTCAACTATCGTTGTCCTTCGGATATACCCTTTTGCCCGGTAGCTTATGCTTACCTCGTCCTCACACCGTCCCAATGTGCTGTGTTTGTGGATAAGCGTAAAGTTGGGAACGAGCTAGAtgaaagatggaaagggGAGGATGTTGAGGTGAGAGACTATGGAGTCGAGGAGGTAGGGAAGTTTGTGAAGGCGTTCGAAggtgaggatgaagagaagagaaacGTAAGGGTATTTAGTCCTGCAGAGTGCAGCTGGGCTCTTGCCCAGGCATGTTCACCC CACGGAATAACTACCATCACCTGCCCCATTGATATCCTCAAAGCAGTTAAAAACCCTGTTGAACAACAAAACTTCCGTAACGCATACCTCAGGGACGGACACGCCATGGTCAGATGGTTGGCATGGTTGGAGAAGATGCTGCTCAAAGATGGGAGAAAAGTTGGAGAATGGGCTGCTGCCCAGGGGTTGAcgagggaaaggagaaaggaagatTACTTTGC AGGTCTTGCTTACGAGGACATCTCGGCTTCTGGTCCAAACTCGG CGCTGCCACATTATGCTCCTCAGCGAGGAAAGGACAGGCTGATTGACCCTGATACCACGTATCTGAT CGACTCTGGAGCACAATATCAGG ACGCAACGATTGATACCACTCGCACCTTTTACTTTGGCTCGTCACCTTCTCCAGAGCTCAAACGCGCATATACCAGGGTGCTTCAAGGACATATCGCAGTCAGTCTGGCTAAGTTCCCTACAGGGATGCCGGGGGATAGGTTGGGCATGCTTGCGAGGAAAGCGCTTTATGA TGGAGTAGGTCACGGTATTGGCTCGTACCTCGGTGTACACGAAA ATCCGATGTACTCGCGCAGCATCGCCTTTGAACCGGGTCATATTACCACTATCGAGCCCGGATATTACAAAGAAGGAGAGTGGGGTATCCGAATTGAATCTGTCTTGTTATGTAAACAA ACTCCAGAGGACGCAGAACCATCTCATTTCcttgaatgggaacgaATCACTCAGGTGCCAATCCAAACTTCGCTCGTTGATTGGTCGCTCATGGCAAAGTACGAGATGCGCTGGCTCAATGAACACAACAAGACAGTTCAAGAAGCTTTGGAGCCGCTTTTGCAGGGTGATGAGGATGCAGAGGCAAGGGAATGGTTGAAAAGGGCTTGCAAACCCCATAAGATTTGGCCTTGGGATGGAGTGTAG
- a CDS encoding uncharacterized protein (Similar to TIGR gene model, INSD accession AAW44498.1) has translation MSAAAAAPESVLPYPPIKKDAQFVVLSDWDGTITDKDSNDFLVDNLGFGFDKRRAHNLEVLDGRMSFRDSFRQMLESIKVPFEECKEELMKNIKLDPGFEKFYIWCKQNGVPVVIVSSGMTPNIRGVLSTLLPGPDAEEIDIIANDVKFTDPEGKGNTWEIVFRHPTSGFGHDKSQAILPYRDLAHKPTLFFCGDGVSDLSAAKHADLLFAKTMESGHSDLQTYCEKQGIRHVPFVDLYVLEKVQEVVGGKSVDEVLKEEGQ, from the exons ATGTCCGCTGCAGCAGCCGCTCCTGAATCCGTCTTGCCTTACCCTCCTATCAAGAAGGACGCCCAGTTTGTCGTCCTTTCCGACTGG GATGGAACGATCACCGACAAGGACAGTAACGATTTTTTGGTTGACAATCTTGGTTTCGGGTTCGACAAGCG ACGAGCGCACAATCTTGAAGTCCTTGATGGCCGAATGTCTTTCCGAGACTCTTTCAGGCAAATGCTCGAGTCTATCAAAGTGCCGTTCGAGGAGTGCAAGGAGGAGCTTATGAAGA ACATCAAGCTTGATCCTGGATTCGAAAAGTTTTACATTTGGTGCAAGCAAAACGGCGTTCCTGTCGTTATTGTCTCTAG CGGTATGACTCCCAACATCCGAGGCGTTCTCTCTACCCTCCTTCCCGGCCCTGACGCCGAAGAGATTGACATCATCGCCAACGACGTCAAGTTCACCGACCCAGAAGGCAAGGGCAACACTTGGGAAATCGTCTTTAGGCATCCTACCAGTGGTTTCGGCCACGACAAATCCCAAGCCATCTTGCCTTATAGGGATTTGGCTCACAAGCCCACATTGTTCTTCTGCGGTGACGGTGTCTCCGACTTGTCTGCAGCCAAGCACGCCGATTTGTTGTTTGCCAAAACGATGGAGAGTGGTCACTCGGATTTGCAGACTTATTGCGAGAAGCAAGGTATCCGACATGTGCCTTTCGTTGACTTGTAC GTCCTCGAAAAGGTCCAGGAAGTCGTTGGCGGCAAGTCTGTGGACGAGGTCCTCAAGGAGGAGGGCCAGTAG
- a CDS encoding Hypothetical protein (Similar to TIGR gene model, INSD accession AAW44503.1; CNG00810), producing MSPKLPAAKATRQFRILALPLARLPRPPPHSRTLPTTPPPSLESASPTVPPTPLILFHAVQPEPSADSPPSLITKALDKSSETWLKLGEKPRGSWMYWFYEKGEKLMDRIEYEEWALKAVKEGEGVKVSKDGQVLERIEIPLVLPKLPNQEMPTLLPKLHRFLLKRIPHHKKMMYRSILFSPVTWPFAIIPIIPNFPLFYVLWRAWSHYKAWRGATYLEQLIKAGLVVEKECPELTEIYARKGYHHQPHEPLTIDQSGKIKVGTTEQPLPPPAPGPITSQAQHPSLLLSPSQIPLLAKTFALKANEVVDVTRAVEQADYRARKADQVEAEEKKAREEKEKENEKKE from the exons ATGTCCCCAAAGCTCCCAGCGGCGAAAGCCACACGACAGTTCCGGATTCTCGCTCTCCCCCTCGCCCGTCTCCCCCGCCCACCTCCACACTCCAGGACACTCCCCACCACCCCTCCCCCCTCCCTCGAGTCCGCGTCCCCCACCGTCCCCCCCACCCCgctcatcctcttccacGCTGTGCAGCCGGAGCCATCCGCCGACTCCCCCCCGTCACTCATCACAAAGGCGCTCGACAAGAGCTCCGAGACATGGCTGAAGCTCGGGGAGAAGCCAAGGGGCAGCTGGATGTATTGGTTCTACGAAAAGGGCGAAAAGTTGATGGACAGGATAGAGTACGAGGAATGGGCCCTCAAGGCCGTCAAGGAAGGCGAAGGCGTCAAGGTGTCCAAGGACGGTCAAGTGCTCGAGCGTATCGAG ATACCGTTGGTGCTGCCGAAACTTCCCAACCAAGAAATGCcgactcttcttcccaaACTGCATCGTTTCCTCCTCAAGCGGATACCGCACCATAAGAAAATGATGTATCGCTCCATTCTCTT CTCTCCCGTGACATGGCCGTTTGCAATCATCCCCATCATCCCCAACTTTCCCTTATTCTACGTCCTCTGGCGCGCTTGGTCACACTACAAGGCGTGGAGAGGCGCGACGTACCTCGAGCAACTGATCAAGGCCGGTTTGGTCGTCGAGAAGGAATGTCCCGAGTTGACCGAGATTTACGCTCGCAAAGGCTACCACCACCAGCCCCATGAACCTCTCACCATTGATCAATCAGGGAAAATCAAGGTGGGGACAACGGAACAACCGCTTCCGCCTCCTGCACCTGGACCTATCACTTCACAAGCCCAACACCCTTCGCTCCTCCTTTCACCGAGCCAGATTCCATTGTTGGCAAAGACGTTTGCGTTGAAAGCGAATGAAGTGGTGGACGTGACTAGGGCGGTGGAGCAAGCTGATTACAGGGCGAGAAAGGCGGATCAAGTGGAAGCCGAGGAGAAAAAGGCTagggaagaaaaggaaaaggaaaatgaaaagaaggagTAA